The Cellvibrio polysaccharolyticus genomic interval GCCACGATATACAGGGAGTCAAGCAAAGGGGCTACCAGGGAAAAACTGGCGCTGTTATCCAGCCAGCCGTGCAGCGCCAACACCGGATGCCCCTCCGGGCTGCCCCACACTTGCGCAGCAATACAACGCCCATTCAGCTGAAAACGTATTTCCTGACTCAATGGATCTTCCTGCTATGGGGAATGAAAAATCCCTGCTGTGACGTCAGCAGGGGTATGCATGTTTTATCCAGCGCAGTTTGCCAAAATCTCTGGCGACCGGATCAGCCTCAATACACGCCAGCGAAGCGGTATCCATGACCACCGAACCTGGCAGCAAACCACACAGGGCTTCAATCAGCTTGCTCACCAGCGGCTGATGACTCACCAGCAACACTGACGAGGCGGACAGCGTTTCAAGCTGTGCGATGGCAAAACCGGGGCTGGCGGATGGTTCCAGCCAATCGTGCAGATCAAACGCGGAAACCGGCAAAAAAGGCAAAGCGACATTGGTCGTTTCGCGAGCGCGAATATAAGGTGACGACAACACCCGCTCTACCTGGCTTAATGCTGCCGACGCCTGCTGCACAACACGCTTGACGTCTTCGATGCCCTTATCTACCAGCTTTCGCGTCTCATCATCGGCCCGGTAAGGCTCTGCCTGGCCATGACGAAGAATAAAAATTTGCACGACGATATCCTCGTTTACCAGCGTTTGTCTGGCAGGGTTCCCAGATCAATTTCCGGACCACCGGTAGCAGAAGGCTTGTTGCTATCGACCGGGGTTTCAACCACGGGCGTTGCAACCGGTGTAGCAACCACCACAGTAACGTCCGCTTCGGTCACTACTTCATTTTCGGAAGGCCAATCAGCAAACGGGAAAGGTTTTTCATCGCTGACGTACGTCAGGAATTTCAAAGTCTGGTGGATATAGGTAGACAGCGATGCGCCAAAAGTCCGCAAATTCTTATTGTCTCGACCGGTAATCAGCGAGAAGAGGAACTGCAAAACAACCAGCACCCACATCACCAGCGTTGCCACCTGAAACAACAGCGCGAACAACACCATAAATAGCAAACGCAACCAGTGTTTGCTGGACAACAGATTGGATTTGAGCTCTTCATTATTCATCATTTTTTCCCCAAATAATCAACGTCAAAGTTATTTTCACCTAACATCAAACCGCGTGCGACATCAGCAATCTTTTTATTTTCAAAAAGAATCGCATGCAAACCGGACACCAACGGCATGTAAATGCCGGCTTCATCCGCTTTGTGTTTGACCTGTTTCAGCGTATTTACGCCTTCTGCCACCTGCCCTAACGAAGCAACGGTTTCTTCCAATGGCTTGCCCTGCCCCAGCGCATAGCCGAGACGGTAATTGCGACTGAGGTTGGAGGTACAGGTCAAAATCAAATCACCCACGCCGGCCAGACCGAGAAAGGTCATGGGGTTGGCGCCGAGATGGCTGGCGAAACGCCCCATCTCCGCAAGACTGCGCGTAATGAGCATAGCCTGGGTATTTTGTCCTGCGCCCAGCGCAGCGGCCATGCCACACACGATGGCGTAAATATTCTTTAAAGCACCACCGAGTTCCACCCCGTAGCGGTCACTGTTGGCGTATACCCGGAAGGTTTCCGAGCGCAGCGTATTTTGCACGCACACCGCTACCGACTCATCGTCGCTGGCGACTACCGAACCGGTTTGCTGTTGCTGAACAATTTCCTTGGCGAAATTGGGGCCACTTAATACGCCAATGCGGTGATCAGGCAACTCCTGCTCAAGAATCTGGCTCATCAAGGTGAAACCTTCCGGCTCAATCCCTTTTGCGGTACTGACCACAATGGCATCTGTTTTGAGCAGCGGTTTAATGTCGCGGGTGACCTGACGAAAGGAATGGCTGGGGATAGACACAAATACCAGGTCGCTATCTGACACGGCTTTCACCAGATCGGCAGTGATGTGCAAACCGTCATTCAAACGGTAACCCGGCAGGTAACGGCTGTTCTCACGGGCGGCTTCGATTTCCGCCGCCGCCGAGGCATCTCGCATCCACAAATGGGTGTGGTGGCCGTTGGCTGCAATAATATTGGCGATAGCGGTGCCAAAACTGCCGCCGCCGAGTACCGCCACTTTCAATTCTTTCGTCATACATTAACACCTGATATCGGTAAGCAAAAAAGCGGCGGAAGTGTATTCGCTACACGTGGCAAAACAGGATCCTCTCGCAACTGTAACTTTTTTGCACAATTTTTTTACAGCCAATTTGTCCACATTTTCTGTGGATAAGTTCGTGGATACATTTTGGGAAAGTGTCTCAAAGCCGCAGTATCGCTGGGAGGCATACAGATTGATCACTTTTTGATCTTATTTATTTTTTTCCTTAAAATTCAATAAGTTATAAATTTAAAAAGTCAATAAAAAATCAAATTGGTTGAGTAACAGTCAACTTGTTTATTAACTCATCGAAGGTGTGCATAAAAGGTTAGTGATCATTAACCGTGAAAAAGGCTTAACATAAAAGATTCATAATTCTACGAAAAAAAATGCGCCGTTTTTCCTGCTTTAAAAATGCACAACCCGGAGCTTACGCACCGTAAAAAGGCAATTTTCATCGTCTTTTTATCATGCCGTGCATAGCCAGCGCGCAACACCTTCTGATCGGATTTATAAGTCAGGTAAGTTGTGCATACCGCCCATCAACGTACACCAGCGGGTCTACAGCGCCATCACCGACCTTCACATCATGAATCAACCCTACCACGATGTGGTGTGTCCCGTAGACACTGGCCAGGTCAACCCGGCAAAAAAATACTGCCAGCGCGTCTTCCAGATAAGGAATACCACTCTCGGTGTAAGCCCATTGGCCTACCGTAAAGCGATCTTTCTCATCGTGTCTGCCAGCGCAGCGGTTGGATACATCCTGCTGCGCCTGGGAGAGGATGTTAATAGCAAAGGTGTTACCCAGGGCAGAAAGGTGTTCCTGCTGCGAAACCTGCTTATTAATGCACACCAATAAAGAAGCGGGATTATCGGATACCGAGGTCACCGATGAAACCGTCATGGCAAAAGGCTCATCGTCCTCGGTTCGGGTAGAAAGTACGCAAACGCCGGAAGCCAGTCGGCGCATCCCGGATTTCATAAGGTGGGGCAATTGGGGGTTATTCATAGCTAAACCTGCTGATACGATTTCTACCTATTCTGAACACAGATAAAGGTAGAGACAAGCGCCCGAATATTTTTGCAGCAATGTGTGTACAAATCCTGAACAAAAATAAAAAACTTCATAATCTTTTGGTTTTTCTCATTTTTTTCGTTGACGAGTGATATTCCCATGGGTATTATGCGCACCTCTTCGAGACGAAGCACAAATAGAGAGTCTCTTGTCGGAGTGTAGCGCAGCCCGGTAGCGCGTCTGCTTTGGGAGCAGAATGTCGGGGGTTCGAATCCCTCCACTCCGACCACTTTTTTCAAACCTTTCGAGGTTTAGGATCCAGCAATGCGCCCGTAGCTCAGCTGGATAGAGCATCCGCCTTCTAAGCGGATGGCCGCAGGTTCGAATCCTGCCGGGCGTGCCAAATACAGATTTGCAGGGAGCATTTTTAAAACGGATTTGATTGCTACGGTGGCTGTAGCTCAGTTGGTAGAGCCCTGGATTGTGATTCCAGTGGTCGTGGGTTCGAGCCCCATCAGCCACCCCACTCTTTCGAAATACCCTCCAGGCATTACCTTACAAAACCCGGTTTTACCAATACTTCTATTACAGAACAAACCCTGTGATATCTTCTGCTTCACCCCTGTTGCTACCCACCTGATCCTTTAGCACAAAGCCGCTGAAAATTTATTTCTATAGCCTCCCTTATATACTTTTTTCTGCAGCACCGGTTTTCCAGCCTCTTTTTCTGCATCTCGTCAAAATATTGTGCTGCTTATTGCCGCTTTAAAACACACCTTCTTTTTATATCCTCCAAAAGCGCACCATTGATGTGCCCGGACCACCCGCTGCTACTTGGAACCCCGTACAAGCTATGGGAAAATGCCGCACTGAATTTTTACCTCTACCAGGATCATAATATGTCGGCACTTATTCTCGATGGCAAAGCGCTTGCTGAAAAAACCGAACAGGAGTTGTCTGCTCGTGTAACCAGCCTGAAAACAGGCAGCAAGGGCCAAACGCCTATTCTCGCCACGATTCTTGTGGGGGATGATCCCGCCTCTGCCACTTACGTGAAGATGAAAGGCAATGCCTGTCAGCGTATTGGCATGGAATCGCAAAAGGTTGAATTGCCCGGCACCACGACGACGGAAGAGTTGCTGGCGAAGATTGTTGAACTGAACAACAACCCGAACGTGCACGGCATTTTGTTGCAGCATCCGGTGCCAGAGCAGATTGATGAGCGCCTTTGTTTTGATGCTATTGCCGCCGAAAAAGATGTTGACGGTGTGACTTGCCTCGGCTTTGGCCGCATGAGCATGGGCGAGGAAGCCTATGGCTGCGCCACCCCGAAAGGCATTATGCGCCTGCTGGAAGCTTACAATATCGAAATCGCTGGCAAGCATGCCGTGGTTGTTGGCCGCAGCCCTATTCTTGGCAAGCCAATGGCACTGATGCTGTTGAATGCCAACGCTACCGTGACCATTTGCCACTCGCGCACCCGTAACCTGCCGGACCTGATCAAGCAGGCCGATATTATTGTCGGCGCCGTGGGCAAGCCGGAATTCATCAAAGCCGAGTGGATTAAAGACGGTGCAGTAGTTGTTGACGCCGGTTATCACCCGGGCGGTGTGGGCGATATCGAATTGAAGCCGCTGGTTGACCGTGTTGCCGCTTATACGCCGGTTCCAGGCGGTGTTGGCCCCATGACGATTAATACGCTGATTTACCAAACCGTCGATTCGGGCGAGAAAAAAATTGCCGGTTAAGCGTTAACCCTTATAAAGCAGAAAGTGTTTGCCGTTTTATGACACGGCAAACACCTCGCAAAGAACGGCGCGATTCGAATCTGTTTTGGTAAAACCGCTCAGCTGCAAAATAGGCGGGCGCAGCAACAACATTTGCAGGAAAAAGTGTAAAAACCTGTGCTTTTTGAAGTAACCGACTATATTGTTAAAAACCGGTTTTGATATTTTTTCGTCACAAGGAGATTGTTCATGCAAAAGTTATTTATTTCCATGTTGCTTACCAGCTTCTGTTCGGTTGCACTGGCAGCCCCCAATGTGATTTATCAATGTACCCAGGGGAATGAAGAACGCACCATCGAAGTGGTTTATCAAAATAGCGACAACACCGTGCCATGCAACGTTCGCTATGAAAAAAATGGCCAGTCTGAAACACTGTGGACTTACAACAACGAAGCAGGACAGTGTGAGCAACAGGCGCAAGGTTTTGTAGAAAAACAACGGGGTTGGGGCTGGCAGTGCAGCGAGCAATCGGCTGCTGCCGCCGAATAAATCCCGCAGATTATTTAATGCACTTTCTTTCAGGCGCTCAGGCGCCTGAATTTTTTTATTGATTCTCTTTTTGGCGTAACCGCTTTTATGGCACAGCAGGAAAGGCTCGACATTCTTTATCAGGACGACTGGCTGGTTGCCATCAATAAACCTTCCGGCCTGCTGGTTCACCGCAGCATGATTGATCGCTCCGAAACCCGCTTTGCCATGCAATTATTGCGCGATCAATTGGGGCAGCATGTCTTCCCGCTGCACCGCCTCGACAAACCCACTTCCGGTGTACTGCTCTTTGCGCTCTCCTCCGATGCGGCACGCGCTGCCAGCAGTTTGTTTGCCGACCGTCAAACCAGCAAAACCTATCTTACGGTGGTGCGCGGCCATACGCCGGAGGCAGGCCTGATTGATCACCCACTCAAAGAAGAACTCGACAAAAAAACAGACCGGCTGGCAGACGCCGATAAAGCCGCCCAGGACGCGGTTACCCGCTTTCAGTGTTTGGCAAAGGTTGAGTTGCCGATAGCGGTGGATCGCTACCCTGTCGCGCGCTATTCACTGGTGCAATGTCACCCCGAAACCGGCAGAAAACATCAAATTCGCCGTCATATGAAGCATATTAGCCACCCGGTCATTGGTGATGCCAAACACGGTAAAAGTGTTCACAACCGCTTTTTTCAGGAACATTTTTCGGCGCATCGACTATTGCTGGCTGCAACCCGGCTTGGCTTCACACATCCGATCACCGGACAACCACTCATCATTAACGCACCACTGGATGATACATTCAGACGGGTCATCAGCGCGCTGTCATGGCAAGATGCCGTTCCATCGTGCTGGCTGGGAGATATTTGATATGCGTTTGGACAAATTTATAGGCAATAACAGCGATTACTCCCGCAAGCAAATTCAGTACATGGCCAGACAATCACGCATTCGGGTTAACGGCGTTGTTGAAAAAAATACCGCTTATCAAATTGCGGCCACAGACCAGATAAGTGTTGACGATACGCCTGTTCAAGCGGCGGGGCTTCGCTATTTTATGTTGCATAAACCCGCTGGTGTAATTTGTGCAAATACAGACCCGGCGCACCCTACCGTTATTGATTTACTCGACATGCCGCGCAAAAGTGAATTGCAAATTGCCGGTCGCCTCGATGGCGACACCACCGGGCTGGTGCTGATAACCGATGATGGCCAATGGAATCACCGTGTGACAGCCCCCACACGCGCCTGTAAAAAACGCTACCGGGTAACCACCACCGAGGCGATTGACGAAGCGCTTATTGATTTATTCAAACAAGGCGTGCAGCTGCACAATGAAAAAGACCTTACGCTGCCCGCCGAACTGACCATTCTGAACAGCCATGAAGCTTTACTGGAAATTCAGGAGGGACGTTATCATCAGGTAAAACGTATGTTCGCTGCCGCCGGCAACCATGTTGTGGCGCTGCACAGAGAATCCGTTGGCGCTATCCTTCTCGACCCACAATTGGCGCCCGGTCAGTATCGCCCGCTCACCGCTGAAGAAATCGCGAGTATTTAATTATGTTTGATGCATCAAGCCAGTGGCTGCTCAATACCATTCGGCAAACAGGCGATGGCAAGTGTCTGTGGTTTGCGGACGAGAACACCCTGCCCTTGTTACAGAGCCTGCCGGAAAATTTTAAAAACCTGATCATTATCAGTAATCGTTTTGATGTCGCCGACGCTGCAAAAAGCCGTTCACAACAGGTTTTATTTAATGACTTTGATGCAAGCAGTATAGAAAGCGCCTCTCTGGATTACGTGTTTTACAGAATATCCAAAGAAAAACCGCTGGTG includes:
- the truC gene encoding tRNA pseudouridine(65) synthase TruC; the encoded protein is MAQQERLDILYQDDWLVAINKPSGLLVHRSMIDRSETRFAMQLLRDQLGQHVFPLHRLDKPTSGVLLFALSSDAARAASSLFADRQTSKTYLTVVRGHTPEAGLIDHPLKEELDKKTDRLADADKAAQDAVTRFQCLAKVELPIAVDRYPVARYSLVQCHPETGRKHQIRRHMKHISHPVIGDAKHGKSVHNRFFQEHFSAHRLLLAATRLGFTHPITGQPLIINAPLDDTFRRVISALSWQDAVPSCWLGDI
- a CDS encoding flavin reductase family protein, whose product is MNNPQLPHLMKSGMRRLASGVCVLSTRTEDDEPFAMTVSSVTSVSDNPASLLVCINKQVSQQEHLSALGNTFAINILSQAQQDVSNRCAGRHDEKDRFTVGQWAYTESGIPYLEDALAVFFCRVDLASVYGTHHIVVGLIHDVKVGDGAVDPLVYVDGRYAQLT
- the folD gene encoding bifunctional methylenetetrahydrofolate dehydrogenase/methenyltetrahydrofolate cyclohydrolase FolD; amino-acid sequence: MSALILDGKALAEKTEQELSARVTSLKTGSKGQTPILATILVGDDPASATYVKMKGNACQRIGMESQKVELPGTTTTEELLAKIVELNNNPNVHGILLQHPVPEQIDERLCFDAIAAEKDVDGVTCLGFGRMSMGEEAYGCATPKGIMRLLEAYNIEIAGKHAVVVGRSPILGKPMALMLLNANATVTICHSRTRNLPDLIKQADIIVGAVGKPEFIKAEWIKDGAVVVDAGYHPGGVGDIELKPLVDRVAAYTPVPGGVGPMTINTLIYQTVDSGEKKIAG
- the rsuA gene encoding 16S rRNA pseudouridine(516) synthase RsuA; this translates as MRLDKFIGNNSDYSRKQIQYMARQSRIRVNGVVEKNTAYQIAATDQISVDDTPVQAAGLRYFMLHKPAGVICANTDPAHPTVIDLLDMPRKSELQIAGRLDGDTTGLVLITDDGQWNHRVTAPTRACKKRYRVTTTEAIDEALIDLFKQGVQLHNEKDLTLPAELTILNSHEALLEIQEGRYHQVKRMFAAAGNHVVALHRESVGAILLDPQLAPGQYRPLTAEEIASI
- the sixA gene encoding phosphohistidine phosphatase SixA → MQIFILRHGQAEPYRADDETRKLVDKGIEDVKRVVQQASAALSQVERVLSSPYIRARETTNVALPFLPVSAFDLHDWLEPSASPGFAIAQLETLSASSVLLVSHQPLVSKLIEALCGLLPGSVVMDTASLACIEADPVARDFGKLRWIKHAYPC
- a CDS encoding NAD(P)H-dependent glycerol-3-phosphate dehydrogenase, whose amino-acid sequence is MTKELKVAVLGGGSFGTAIANIIAANGHHTHLWMRDASAAAEIEAARENSRYLPGYRLNDGLHITADLVKAVSDSDLVFVSIPSHSFRQVTRDIKPLLKTDAIVVSTAKGIEPEGFTLMSQILEQELPDHRIGVLSGPNFAKEIVQQQQTGSVVASDDESVAVCVQNTLRSETFRVYANSDRYGVELGGALKNIYAIVCGMAAALGAGQNTQAMLITRSLAEMGRFASHLGANPMTFLGLAGVGDLILTCTSNLSRNYRLGYALGQGKPLEETVASLGQVAEGVNTLKQVKHKADEAGIYMPLVSGLHAILFENKKIADVARGLMLGENNFDVDYLGKK
- a CDS encoding DUF4389 domain-containing protein, giving the protein MNNEELKSNLLSSKHWLRLLFMVLFALLFQVATLVMWVLVVLQFLFSLITGRDNKNLRTFGASLSTYIHQTLKFLTYVSDEKPFPFADWPSENEVVTEADVTVVVATPVATPVVETPVDSNKPSATGGPEIDLGTLPDKRW